The genomic window GCCGCAAAGCGGCTCGTCGTCGGCCCCGGAATGGTCTCGACGAACGGCGCGACCTCGGCCCTGTCGAACCAGCAATATCCGGTCGTTCCCATCTCCGGCGTGACGATCAGCTTTGCACCGGCGATCGCCGCCCGCTCACAGAGCTCGAGCAGGCGAGCGACGTTGCGCGCCTTCTCGAACATGGTCGGCTCAAACTGGACCGCCGCGACCTTGTGAATGGTGGACATTCCGATCGGGCCTCAAGCGAGATAGGACTTCTTGATGCAGGCCCCCAATGTGTACTTGGGATCGACCATGTTGCCGAGCCTGATACGGCCGGCCTGGGTCAGCAGCATGTAGGCGTCGATCTCGTCGAAGCCATAGTCAGCCGCCATCCAGCGGCAGAGCTCGCGATAGGCGATGCGGGCTGCATCTTCCATCGGGCGCGCCGAGCCGATCGTCATGATGAAGTCCTTGGTCTCGAGCCGCGGCCAGGCGATGGTCCAGCCCTTGATCAGATCGACCTGCACCGTGGTCACCGTCGGATGCTCGATGGCAACGCCGCAGAGCTCGCCGTCACCCTGCGCTGCATGGCAATCGCCGAGATAGAGCAAGGCCCCCTTGGTGTTGACAGGAAGGTAGATGATCGCGCCGACGCCGACGTCGGGCAGATCCATGTTGCCGCCGTAATAATCCGGGACCAGCGAGGATATCGCCTCGATCTCCGGCGAGGTGCCGATGGTGCCGATGAACGGCTCATAGGGCAGCGTGATCTTGTCGTTCCATTTGGTTCCGGTCTTGGCGTCGATCTCGAGCTTCTTGACCCGTTCCGGCAGCGCCGGGTTGAGCAGCGCGGTCTGCCCGGTCGAGACCAGGCCGCCGAAATCAGGCATCACCACGGTCGTGCCGCAGGGCTGCGGCCCGCGCGGCACGATGCTCTCGATATAGACCGCGAGCGTGTCGCCCTTCTCGGCGCCGTTGACGTGGATCGGCCCGTTCTGCGGATTGAGGAACGGAAAATTGAGAATCTTCGACGGGCTGTCGGTCTCCTTCTTGATGGCGCCCTCGAACGCGTCGTGGGTTTCGGCAGCCACCACTGCACCGGGATCGACCGTCAGCACCGGATTCACGTAAGGGCCATAGACATAGTGGTACTTGCCCTGCTCGCGCTCCGTGATGCTGTATCGGGTTCCGCGGTCGCCCTTGGCGACGCCCTTGCGGGCCATGATGGAGTCTTTCTGCCAGGACATTTGCTTTTCTCCTTCTGTCGTTGGCTAGTCTTCAAACCGCAAGATGACGGCGCATCTCGGCCGCATCGTCGAGCGCCGCGCGATCGAGGTTCGCGACGATGCGTCCTTTGTCCATGACGTAGCAGCGCTGCGCCATGGCGCGGATCATGTCGAGATTCTGCTCGACCAGGATGATGGTCACCCCGGTCCTATGGTTGAGCTCGACCATGTTGCGCGCGATGTCCTGGACGATGTTGGGCTGGATGCCCTCCGAGGGCTCGTCAAGCAGGATGAGGTTGGGATCCGCGATCAGGACCCGTCCGATCGCGAGTTGTTGCTGTTGGCCTCCGGACATGGTGCCGGCGCGCTGGTTCCAGCGCTCGGCCAAGATCGGAAAGGCGTCAACGATCTTGCGCCGCCCCGCTTCGGGAATACCGCCGCCCTTGATCGCTGCGCCGACGGCGACGTTCTCGCCGACGGTCAGCCGCGGAAACACGTCGCGCCCCTGTGGCACATACCCCATGCCGAGGCGCGCCCGCTTGTGCGCGGGGAGAGATTCCACCGCCTCACCTCGATAGACGATCGAGCCGCTCATCGCCGGCACGAGCCCGATCAGGCTCTTCATCAATGTGGACTTGCCGACGCCGTTACGGCCGATGACGGCGACGATCTCCCCTTCCCGCACCTCGATCTCGAGGCCCTGGAGCACCGGCTTGCCGCCATAGCCGGCACGCAGACCCAGCGTGGCGAGGATCACTTCCTTGCGCGGCACGTCAAGCATGGGCCTGCCCCAGATAGATCGCCGCCACGCGTTCGTCGGCTACGATCTCGTCGATCGAACCCTGCGCGAAGACCTGGCCGAGATGCAGCACGGTGACGCGGTGCGCGACCTGCCGGACGAAGGCCATGTCGTGCTCGATGGCCAGCACCGTCATGCCGTCGGCATTGAGCCGCTGCACCATCTCGCCGGTCATGTGGGTTTCCTCGGGCGACATGCCGGCGGTCGGCTCGTCCAGCAGCAGAAGGCGCGGCTTCAGGCTGACCGCCATGCCGATCTCGAGCCATTGCTTCTGGCCATGGCTGAGGTTGCCGGCGATCTGCGCCTGCTCCGATTCCAGCCCGAGGAAGCTCAGCAGCCGGCCGATCTCGGATTCGAGCTCTGCCCCGCGATGCCGGCTCTGCAGGGCGATCTCGAGATTCTGGCGGACCGACAGGCCCTTGAAGACGCCGGGCACCTGGAACTTGACCGAGAGGCCGCGGTGAATCCGAGCAAAGGATTTCAGCGCCGTGATATTCTCTCCGGCGAAGAGAATGTCGCCGCTGCCGGGATGATGCTCGCCCAGGATCAGGCGGAACAACGTGCTCTTGCCGGCGCCGTTCGGGCCGATCAGGCAATGGATCTCGCCGGCTTGCAGCGTGAGATCGACGGAGTTGGTGACGTGCAGGCCACCGAAGTGCTTATTCAGCTTACGCAGCTCGAGCAGCGACATCAGCCGGCCCTCTGCGTGAAACGGGCCACGAGGCGGCCGAGCCAGTTCATCACGCCGAGCACGAGACCGTTCGGGGCGATCAGGACCGTGAGCACCAGCAGCACGCCCATGAAGACCAGCGCGTACTGGCTGCCGTAGATCGTGAGCGCCTGGAACGCGGCGAGCACTACCAGAGTGCCGATCACGGTCGACGTCAGGTCGCTGCGGCCGCCGACTGCGACCCATATCAGCGGCAGCGCCGCGGCCGTCATGCCCATGCTCGAGGGCGTGATGTACTGTCCCCACACCGTGTAGAGCACGCC from Bradyrhizobium zhanjiangense includes these protein-coding regions:
- a CDS encoding acetamidase/formamidase family protein, yielding MSWQKDSIMARKGVAKGDRGTRYSITEREQGKYHYVYGPYVNPVLTVDPGAVVAAETHDAFEGAIKKETDSPSKILNFPFLNPQNGPIHVNGAEKGDTLAVYIESIVPRGPQPCGTTVVMPDFGGLVSTGQTALLNPALPERVKKLEIDAKTGTKWNDKITLPYEPFIGTIGTSPEIEAISSLVPDYYGGNMDLPDVGVGAIIYLPVNTKGALLYLGDCHAAQGDGELCGVAIEHPTVTTVQVDLIKGWTIAWPRLETKDFIMTIGSARPMEDAARIAYRELCRWMAADYGFDEIDAYMLLTQAGRIRLGNMVDPKYTLGACIKKSYLA
- a CDS encoding ABC transporter ATP-binding protein is translated as MLDVPRKEVILATLGLRAGYGGKPVLQGLEIEVREGEIVAVIGRNGVGKSTLMKSLIGLVPAMSGSIVYRGEAVESLPAHKRARLGMGYVPQGRDVFPRLTVGENVAVGAAIKGGGIPEAGRRKIVDAFPILAERWNQRAGTMSGGQQQQLAIGRVLIADPNLILLDEPSEGIQPNIVQDIARNMVELNHRTGVTIILVEQNLDMIRAMAQRCYVMDKGRIVANLDRAALDDAAEMRRHLAV
- a CDS encoding ABC transporter ATP-binding protein; the protein is MSLLELRKLNKHFGGLHVTNSVDLTLQAGEIHCLIGPNGAGKSTLFRLILGEHHPGSGDILFAGENITALKSFARIHRGLSVKFQVPGVFKGLSVRQNLEIALQSRHRGAELESEIGRLLSFLGLESEQAQIAGNLSHGQKQWLEIGMAVSLKPRLLLLDEPTAGMSPEETHMTGEMVQRLNADGMTVLAIEHDMAFVRQVAHRVTVLHLGQVFAQGSIDEIVADERVAAIYLGQAHA